The proteins below are encoded in one region of Bacillus vallismortis:
- a CDS encoding GntR family transcriptional regulator has protein sequence MDNHFQSSKPIYLQIADQIFYRLVRKELLPGDKLPSVREMAIQTKVNPNTIQRTYSEMERLGIVETRRGQGTFIAEKADIVDELKDRLTREVLEGFVKQMTELGLTKEDMVERIKTFTEGD, from the coding sequence ATGGACAATCATTTCCAGTCTTCAAAACCGATTTATTTGCAGATTGCTGACCAGATTTTTTATCGGCTGGTCAGGAAGGAGCTGCTTCCAGGAGACAAGCTTCCTTCTGTAAGAGAAATGGCGATTCAAACCAAGGTAAATCCCAATACAATTCAAAGAACATACAGTGAGATGGAAAGGCTGGGTATTGTGGAGACAAGAAGAGGTCAAGGGACGTTTATTGCGGAGAAAGCAGACATCGTAGATGAGCTGAAAGACAGGCTGACACGAGAAGTGCTGGAAGGCTTTGTGAAGCAAATGACAGAGCTGGGGCTAACGAAAGAAGATATGGTGGAAAGGATTAAAACATTCACTGAGGGAGATTGA
- a CDS encoding NAD(P)H-dependent oxidoreductase, with the protein MKIYVVYDSEGEHTKALAEAIAEGAKENEAAEVLIDHVDQADIRKLKDMDAIIWGCPGHFGTISSGLKAWIDRLGYLWAEGELINKVGAVFCTTATTHGGLEMTMHNLMTPMFHQGMIVVGLPGNVPENALYGSYYGAGVTCPVDSDELMSEEGIQLGRALGRRVSQVTGNLTAGQ; encoded by the coding sequence ATGAAAATTTATGTAGTGTATGACAGTGAAGGTGAACACACAAAGGCTCTTGCAGAAGCCATTGCTGAAGGCGCGAAAGAAAACGAGGCGGCTGAGGTGCTGATCGACCATGTCGATCAGGCTGATATCCGCAAGCTGAAAGATATGGATGCGATTATTTGGGGATGCCCTGGTCATTTCGGAACAATCAGCTCCGGTCTGAAAGCTTGGATCGACAGACTTGGCTACTTATGGGCTGAAGGCGAGCTGATCAACAAAGTCGGCGCTGTTTTCTGCACAACGGCAACAACACACGGCGGCTTGGAAATGACAATGCACAACTTGATGACACCGATGTTCCACCAAGGCATGATCGTTGTCGGCTTGCCTGGAAACGTGCCAGAAAACGCGCTGTACGGCTCTTATTACGGAGCAGGCGTCACTTGTCCGGTTGACAGTGATGAGTTAATGTCTGAGGAAGGTATTCAGCTTGGACGCGCCTTAGGAAGACGCGTCAGCCAAGTCACAGGAAACCTAACAGCAGGACAGTAA